In Janibacter sp. CX7, a single genomic region encodes these proteins:
- a CDS encoding NADPH-dependent 2,4-dienoyl-CoA reductase: protein MPHSYPHLLEPITVGRTTLRNRVLMGSMHVGLEEQPDGFERMAAFYAERAKGGAGLIVTGGIAPNDEGAPLPGGKTLTSVDDVADHRLITDAVHAEGGKIAMQILHTGRYAYHPQMVAPSPIQAPISRFVPREMTEADIQRTIEDYARCARLAQQAGYDGVEIMGSEGYLINQFIVTRTNQRTDGWGGSYANRMRFPLEIIRRVRAAVGGDFVLVYRLSMLDLVPDGSTHDEVVELAREVEAAGADIINTGIGWHEARVPTIATQVPRAAWAGVTKRLMGAVTIPLVATNRINTPEVAEQLLADGFADMISMARPFLADPELVNKAAAGAPETINTCIGCNQACLDHTFAGKITSCLVNPRACHETELVIGPTRLAKRIAVVGAGPAGLAFATTAAERGHHVTLFDAADDIGGQLDVARRVPGKEEFDETLRYFRHKLADTGVDVKLGARVEADDLEGYDEVAIATGVTPRVPELPGVDHDKVVGYLDVLRGGAPVGERVAILGAGGIGFDVAAFVTDPGDDASLDIAAFQQTWGIDEAETTPGGLTSPSHRSAAREVTLLQRKTSKVGAGLGMTTGWIHRTELKARGVTMVPGVTYERIDDDGLHVTVDGAPQVLDVDTIVLCTGQEPNRTLHDELQAKGVTVHLIGGADVAAELDAKRAIDQGTRVAAAV from the coding sequence ATGCCTCACTCGTACCCCCACCTGCTCGAGCCGATCACCGTCGGGCGGACCACCCTGCGCAACCGCGTCCTCATGGGCTCGATGCACGTCGGCCTCGAGGAGCAGCCCGACGGCTTCGAACGGATGGCCGCCTTCTACGCCGAGCGGGCGAAGGGGGGAGCCGGCCTCATCGTCACCGGCGGCATCGCGCCCAACGACGAGGGCGCCCCACTGCCCGGAGGCAAGACGCTGACGAGCGTGGACGACGTCGCCGACCACCGCCTCATCACCGACGCGGTCCACGCCGAGGGCGGCAAGATCGCGATGCAGATCCTGCACACCGGCCGCTACGCCTACCACCCGCAGATGGTCGCGCCGTCGCCGATCCAGGCGCCGATCAGCCGCTTCGTCCCGCGGGAGATGACCGAGGCCGACATCCAGCGCACGATCGAGGACTACGCACGTTGCGCTCGCCTGGCCCAGCAGGCCGGCTACGACGGCGTCGAGATCATGGGCTCCGAGGGCTACCTCATCAACCAGTTCATCGTCACGCGGACCAACCAGCGCACCGATGGCTGGGGCGGCTCCTACGCCAACCGCATGCGCTTCCCGCTCGAGATCATCCGCCGCGTGCGCGCCGCCGTCGGCGGCGACTTCGTCCTCGTCTACCGCCTGTCGATGCTCGACCTCGTGCCCGACGGCTCGACCCACGACGAGGTCGTCGAGCTGGCCCGAGAGGTCGAGGCCGCCGGCGCCGACATCATCAACACCGGCATCGGGTGGCACGAGGCCCGCGTTCCCACGATCGCCACCCAGGTTCCGCGTGCCGCGTGGGCCGGCGTGACGAAGCGCCTCATGGGCGCCGTCACCATCCCGCTCGTCGCGACCAACCGGATCAACACCCCCGAGGTCGCCGAGCAGCTCCTCGCCGACGGCTTCGCCGACATGATCTCGATGGCCCGGCCCTTCCTCGCCGACCCCGAGCTGGTCAACAAGGCCGCCGCCGGTGCCCCCGAGACGATCAACACCTGCATCGGCTGCAACCAGGCCTGCCTCGACCACACCTTCGCCGGCAAGATCACCTCCTGCCTCGTCAACCCCCGCGCCTGCCACGAGACCGAGCTGGTCATCGGCCCGACCCGGCTGGCGAAGCGGATTGCCGTCGTCGGTGCTGGGCCGGCCGGCCTGGCCTTCGCGACGACCGCCGCCGAGCGCGGCCATCACGTCACGCTCTTCGACGCGGCCGACGATATCGGCGGCCAGCTCGACGTCGCGCGGCGCGTCCCGGGCAAGGAGGAGTTCGACGAGACCCTGCGCTACTTCCGGCACAAGCTCGCCGACACCGGGGTCGACGTCAAGCTCGGCGCCCGTGTCGAGGCCGACGACCTCGAGGGCTACGACGAGGTGGCGATCGCCACCGGCGTCACCCCGCGTGTGCCCGAGCTGCCGGGAGTCGACCACGACAAGGTCGTGGGCTACCTCGACGTGCTGCGCGGCGGCGCCCCGGTGGGGGAGCGCGTCGCGATCCTCGGCGCGGGCGGCATCGGCTTCGACGTCGCCGCCTTCGTCACCGACCCCGGCGACGACGCGAGCCTCGACATCGCGGCCTTCCAGCAGACCTGGGGCATCGACGAGGCCGAGACCACGCCGGGTGGGCTGACCTCCCCTTCGCACCGGTCGGCAGCACGCGAGGTGACCCTCCTGCAGCGCAAGACCTCCAAGGTCGGTGCCGGCCTGGGCATGACGACGGGCTGGATCCACCGCACCGAGCTCAAGGCCCGTGGGGTGACCATGGTCCCGGGCGTCACCTACGAGCGGATCGACGACGACGGTCTGCACGTGACCGTGGACGGGGCACCGCAGGTCCTCGACGTCGACACGATCGTCCTGTGCACCGGGCAGGAGCCCAACCGCACCCTCCACGACGAGCTCCAGGCGAAGGGGGTCACCGTGCACCTCATCGGTGGTGCCGACGTCGCCGCCGAGCTCGACGCCAAGCGAGCGATCGACCAGGGCACCCGCGTCGCCGCTGCGGTCTGA
- a CDS encoding MBL fold metallo-hydrolase, with the protein MSQHPEHGPHCLCDQLPHEPVHSEREEAIDEARRGLGISRRSIMAGVGAASGLALVPGMAAASPSSKGAKARPPRGNGLELVLLGTRAGPPVDLHQVGAASALVVDGRTYVVDCGRASVTQFAAAGLRFDSIAGIFLTHLHADHIADYYNFFMLGGHIKNQAGDHIERQVPVFGPGAAGGLQPKFGGGEAPTVNPANPTPGTVEMTQSLHAAYAYSMNVFLRDMNVVDIRTLMDVRDIALPAGVHATYLDTAPRMRPFTIFADDKVTVTATLVPHGPVFPAYAFRFDTEYGSVTFSGDTRHSDNLIEMAERTDLLVHEAIGVKGAGLGEASLDHMLQSHVESDKVGLVAEAAHAKHLVVSHYADLGAAKVDKNQWRRDAQKGYRDKVTIGQDLDRFTLPLRNKGRGRG; encoded by the coding sequence ATGTCCCAGCACCCCGAGCACGGCCCTCATTGCCTGTGCGACCAGCTCCCCCACGAGCCTGTCCACTCGGAGCGCGAGGAGGCGATTGACGAGGCGCGTCGTGGCCTCGGGATCTCGCGCCGCTCGATCATGGCCGGCGTCGGCGCCGCCTCGGGTCTCGCGCTCGTCCCCGGGATGGCGGCGGCCTCCCCTTCGTCGAAGGGAGCGAAGGCTCGCCCGCCGCGTGGCAATGGCCTGGAGCTCGTCCTCCTCGGCACCCGCGCGGGCCCGCCGGTGGACCTGCACCAGGTGGGCGCGGCGAGCGCCCTCGTCGTCGACGGCCGCACCTATGTGGTCGACTGCGGTCGCGCGTCGGTGACCCAGTTTGCCGCAGCGGGGCTGCGCTTCGACTCGATCGCGGGGATCTTCCTCACCCACCTGCACGCGGACCACATCGCCGACTACTACAACTTCTTCATGCTCGGCGGGCACATCAAGAACCAGGCCGGTGACCACATCGAGCGGCAGGTCCCGGTCTTCGGGCCCGGTGCCGCCGGTGGTCTGCAGCCGAAGTTCGGCGGCGGCGAGGCGCCGACGGTCAACCCCGCGAACCCGACGCCCGGCACCGTCGAGATGACGCAGTCGCTGCACGCGGCCTACGCGTACAGCATGAACGTCTTCCTGCGGGACATGAACGTCGTCGACATCCGCACGCTCATGGACGTGCGCGACATCGCCCTGCCGGCCGGCGTGCACGCGACCTACCTCGACACGGCTCCGCGGATGCGGCCCTTCACGATCTTCGCCGACGACAAGGTGACGGTAACCGCGACGCTCGTGCCGCACGGGCCGGTCTTCCCCGCCTACGCCTTCCGCTTCGACACCGAGTACGGGTCGGTGACCTTCAGCGGAGACACGCGCCACTCCGACAACCTCATCGAGATGGCCGAGCGCACCGACCTGCTCGTGCACGAGGCGATCGGCGTGAAGGGAGCCGGGCTCGGCGAGGCCTCGCTCGACCACATGCTCCAGTCGCACGTCGAGAGCGACAAGGTGGGTCTCGTCGCCGAGGCGGCCCACGCCAAGCACCTCGTCGTCTCGCACTACGCCGACCTGGGCGCGGCCAAGGTCGACAAGAACCAGTGGCGACGCGATGCGCAGAAGGGGTACCGCGACAAGGTGACGATCGGGCAGGACCTCGACCGCTTCACCCTGCCGCTGCGCAATAAGGGACGAGGTCGCGGCTGA
- a CDS encoding putative quinol monooxygenase has product MINVVARISAKPESTDAIEAAVAAARGTFLADEGCLRYDLQRVAKSEGEYILLEAYDSTEALKRHGEMDAFAEFSQTVAPHLLAQPEVIVLSPVGDQVDLAV; this is encoded by the coding sequence ATGATCAACGTCGTAGCCCGCATCTCCGCCAAGCCCGAGTCCACCGACGCCATCGAGGCCGCCGTCGCCGCGGCGCGGGGCACATTCCTCGCCGACGAGGGGTGTCTGCGCTACGACCTCCAGCGCGTCGCCAAGAGCGAGGGTGAGTACATCCTCCTCGAGGCCTACGACTCCACGGAGGCGCTGAAGCGGCACGGCGAGATGGACGCCTTCGCCGAGTTCAGCCAGACCGTCGCGCCGCACCTGCTCGCTCAGCCCGAGGTCATCGTGCTCTCGCCCGTCGGTGACCAGGTCGATCTCGCGGTCTGA
- a CDS encoding LysR family transcriptional regulator translates to MAELPDLDIETLRLVVAVDDSGSLSAAARDRGLSQPSASARVRAFEARWQLTLLDRTPRGSRLTTDGQAVVAWARQVLREADTMRSGLASLRGARRGEVSVAASLTIAEHILPRWLGELGDRLEVHPQLHVVNSDRVADMVRSRLVDIGFVETTMTTPGLEHRVVGADRLVVVVPPDHPWARRRSPLSAPALGAAEWVLREEGSGTRSTFERALGQRPTVALQAGSTAALLGAVRAGLGPAVVSQRAVDAEVDAGGLVVVPTTLDLERPLTAVWRKGARLSPATSALLAVASGG, encoded by the coding sequence ATGGCTGAGCTGCCCGACCTCGATATCGAGACCCTCCGGCTGGTCGTCGCCGTCGACGACTCCGGGAGCCTGAGCGCGGCCGCACGCGATCGAGGGCTCAGCCAGCCCTCGGCGAGCGCCCGGGTGCGGGCCTTCGAGGCTCGATGGCAGCTGACGCTGCTCGACCGCACCCCGCGGGGCTCGCGGCTGACCACCGACGGGCAGGCCGTCGTTGCCTGGGCGCGGCAGGTGCTGCGCGAGGCCGACACGATGCGCTCGGGCCTGGCCTCGCTGCGGGGAGCCCGGCGGGGCGAGGTGAGCGTCGCGGCCAGCCTGACGATCGCCGAGCACATCCTGCCGCGCTGGCTCGGTGAGCTGGGCGACCGCCTCGAGGTCCACCCCCAGCTGCACGTCGTCAACAGCGACCGGGTCGCCGACATGGTCCGTAGCCGGCTCGTGGACATCGGCTTCGTCGAGACGACGATGACGACCCCTGGCCTCGAGCACCGCGTCGTCGGCGCCGACCGACTCGTCGTCGTCGTGCCACCCGACCACCCCTGGGCGCGACGCCGTTCGCCGCTGAGCGCACCAGCACTCGGCGCTGCCGAGTGGGTGCTGCGCGAGGAGGGTAGCGGGACGCGCAGCACCTTCGAGCGGGCGCTCGGGCAGCGGCCGACCGTGGCCCTGCAGGCAGGCTCGACCGCTGCGCTGCTCGGCGCGGTCCGCGCCGGTCTCGGGCCGGCGGTGGTCTCGCAGCGGGCGGTCGACGCCGAGGTGGACGCCGGAGGGCTCGTCGTCGTACCGACGACCCTGGACCTCGAGCGCCCGCTGACGGCGGTGTGGCGCAAGGGCGCTCGGCTCAGCCCGGCGACCTCGGCGCTGCTGGCGGTGGCCTCGGGGGGATGA
- a CDS encoding SGNH/GDSL hydrolase family protein, giving the protein MTGQPLRYVAIGDSLSEGIGDELWPDGTPRGWTDRLAALLAAHHGEVDYANLAVRGLRAHEVLATQVGPALAMEPDVVTLTAGMNDLLRPRFDAATLRATLAEIVAPFTAKGARLVVVPIPDIRSVSPAGRLLARRRVVLNEIYAWLSTEHGMEPPAVTTGTVFEDRRAWADDRLHLSPLGHERLAMAAADALGVPDVGAWAAVPQGDPPRRSVRTEAVWVREHVGPWVGRRLTGRSSGDGVVAKRPDLTGWRPPA; this is encoded by the coding sequence ATGACGGGACAGCCGCTGCGCTACGTCGCCATCGGCGACAGCCTCTCGGAGGGCATCGGCGACGAGCTGTGGCCCGACGGCACGCCGCGGGGCTGGACCGACCGGCTCGCGGCGCTGCTCGCCGCGCACCACGGGGAGGTCGACTACGCCAACCTCGCGGTGCGTGGCCTGCGTGCCCACGAGGTGCTCGCTACGCAGGTTGGGCCGGCGCTGGCGATGGAGCCGGACGTCGTGACGCTCACCGCGGGCATGAACGACCTGCTGCGTCCGCGCTTCGACGCCGCCACGCTGCGGGCGACGCTCGCCGAGATCGTCGCCCCCTTCACGGCGAAGGGGGCGCGTCTCGTCGTCGTGCCGATCCCCGACATCCGGTCGGTCTCGCCGGCCGGGCGGCTGCTCGCGCGGCGGCGGGTGGTGCTCAACGAGATCTATGCGTGGCTGTCGACCGAGCACGGCATGGAGCCGCCGGCGGTGACGACCGGGACGGTCTTCGAGGACCGGCGGGCCTGGGCCGACGACCGGCTGCACCTGTCGCCGCTCGGGCACGAGCGTCTGGCGATGGCCGCGGCGGACGCTCTCGGGGTGCCGGACGTCGGCGCGTGGGCGGCTGTGCCGCAGGGGGATCCGCCGCGTCGGTCGGTGCGCACGGAGGCGGTCTGGGTGCGCGAGCACGTCGGCCCGTGGGTCGGGCGGCGGCTCACCGGACGCTCGTCGGGTGACGGGGTCGTGGCCAAGCGGCCGGACCTCACCGGCTGGCGGCCGCCTGCTTGA
- a CDS encoding LON peptidase substrate-binding domain-containing protein produces the protein MDVLPMFPLGTVLLPGQPLPLQVFEPRYLTMLRDVAAGAGGFGVVLIERGFEVGGGDQRFAIGCVASIEQVRPMPGGRVGLLARGQERIEVVDWLSDDPYPRAEVRRLPDLT, from the coding sequence ATGGACGTCCTGCCGATGTTTCCCCTCGGAACGGTGCTGCTGCCCGGGCAGCCCCTGCCGCTGCAGGTCTTCGAGCCGCGCTACCTGACGATGCTGCGCGACGTCGCGGCCGGCGCCGGGGGCTTCGGCGTGGTGCTCATCGAGCGGGGCTTCGAGGTCGGTGGGGGAGACCAGCGGTTCGCCATCGGGTGCGTGGCGAGCATCGAGCAGGTCCGGCCGATGCCCGGTGGTCGCGTGGGACTGCTGGCGCGAGGACAGGAGCGCATCGAGGTCGTCGACTGGCTGTCCGACGATCCCTACCCGCGAGCGGAGGTGCGGCGCCTGCCGGACCTGACGTGA
- a CDS encoding Fic family protein, whose product MARAGDTSITWETLPWDRDPRQVLSRSQRARITSRYEAAIPRRIATLAPTITADAAAAADDARAEISRFDAELSTLLPGAELAPLASVLLRTESASSSQIEDVTAGARALAMAELDLARPGSNAQLVAANVEAMRRAVELAEEISPASILAVHAALMHGTPTADPGAFRDQQVWVGGSSVSPHGASFVAPHHDWVPAAIDDLCAFIGRTDVPLVVQCAIAHAQFETIHPFVDGNGRVGRALVHAMLQHSGATTRATVPVSAGLLGDTRSYVDALTAYREGDASPIVTRFADAAFAAIGNGRQLAHDLVEIHETWTARITARRTAAIWRVLTLLLRQPVITSATIQTEIGLSQPAADAVIARLRDHDIVSRASGRQRYVAWVAPEVTSALDAFGERARRG is encoded by the coding sequence ATGGCTCGTGCAGGTGACACCTCGATCACCTGGGAGACCCTGCCGTGGGATCGCGACCCTCGGCAGGTCCTCTCCCGCAGCCAGCGCGCCCGGATCACGTCGAGGTACGAGGCCGCCATCCCCCGACGCATCGCGACGCTCGCTCCCACGATCACGGCAGACGCCGCTGCAGCTGCCGACGACGCGCGGGCCGAGATCTCACGCTTCGACGCCGAGCTGTCGACCCTGCTGCCGGGCGCCGAGCTGGCCCCGCTCGCCTCGGTCCTGCTGCGCACCGAGTCGGCCTCCTCCTCCCAGATCGAGGACGTCACTGCCGGGGCGCGGGCGCTCGCCATGGCGGAGCTCGACCTGGCCCGCCCCGGCAGCAATGCCCAGCTGGTCGCCGCCAACGTCGAGGCGATGCGGCGCGCCGTCGAGCTCGCCGAGGAGATCTCGCCCGCCTCGATCCTCGCCGTGCACGCGGCCCTCATGCACGGCACGCCGACTGCGGACCCGGGCGCCTTCCGCGACCAGCAGGTCTGGGTCGGCGGCTCGTCGGTCTCACCGCACGGGGCGAGCTTCGTCGCCCCGCACCACGACTGGGTCCCCGCGGCCATCGACGACCTGTGCGCCTTCATCGGGCGCACCGACGTGCCCCTCGTCGTGCAGTGCGCGATCGCGCACGCGCAGTTCGAGACGATCCATCCCTTCGTCGACGGCAACGGACGCGTGGGGCGAGCCCTCGTGCACGCCATGCTCCAGCACTCCGGCGCGACGACCCGCGCCACCGTCCCCGTCTCCGCCGGTCTCCTCGGCGACACCCGCAGCTACGTCGACGCCCTCACGGCCTATCGCGAGGGTGACGCATCCCCGATCGTCACCCGGTTCGCCGACGCCGCCTTCGCCGCGATCGGCAATGGCCGGCAGCTCGCGCACGACCTCGTCGAGATCCACGAGACGTGGACGGCGAGGATCACCGCGCGGCGCACGGCCGCGATCTGGCGGGTGCTCACCCTGCTGCTGCGGCAGCCCGTCATCACCTCCGCGACGATCCAGACCGAGATCGGCCTCTCGCAGCCAGCAGCCGATGCCGTGATCGCCCGGCTGCGCGACCACGACATCGTCAGTCGCGCAAGCGGCAGGCAGCGCTACGTCGCGTGGGTCGCACCTGAGGTGACCAGCGCGCTGGACGCCTTCGGCGAGCGGGCTCGACGCGGCTGA
- a CDS encoding YeiH family protein has translation MQTMTARPPSRRLLRKLLRERGSAATLVAPLAAAALALALGTVVPLLGPLLIALVIGVVVVNSRLGSHPAIADHGGTTKFLLRLGVAALGLRLPFADIVSIGPSGLVVIAATVLATFTGTQYVGRRLGLEDGLVILIGTGFSICGAAAIAAVEDTVRARQQHVALAVAMVTIYGSAMIVAVPWLAGVIGLSDEQAAIWAGASIHEVAQVAAAGSLIGTSAVALAMTVKLGRVALLAPLSVVLARTTPGAKGATAPLVPWFIVAFVGAVAVRTSGLLPQGVLSVTDVLTTLLLAAGMYGLGMGIRARDLWPLPVQVLTLATISTLIAAGTSLALVLLVGWGA, from the coding sequence ATGCAGACGATGACCGCGCGGCCCCCTTCGAGACGCTTGCTGCGCAAGCTCCTCAGGGAGCGAGGGTCGGCAGCGACCCTCGTCGCGCCACTGGCGGCCGCCGCCCTGGCGCTGGCCTTGGGCACGGTGGTCCCGCTGCTCGGCCCCCTGCTCATCGCCCTGGTCATCGGGGTGGTCGTGGTCAACAGCCGTCTGGGCAGCCACCCGGCCATCGCCGATCACGGCGGCACCACGAAGTTCCTCCTCCGGCTGGGCGTGGCCGCGCTCGGGCTGCGCCTCCCCTTCGCCGACATCGTCTCGATCGGGCCGAGCGGGCTCGTCGTCATCGCGGCCACGGTGCTCGCGACCTTCACGGGCACGCAGTACGTCGGTCGGCGGCTCGGCCTGGAGGACGGACTGGTCATACTCATCGGCACCGGCTTCTCCATCTGCGGCGCCGCGGCCATCGCCGCCGTCGAGGACACCGTCCGAGCCAGGCAGCAGCACGTCGCCCTGGCCGTCGCCATGGTGACGATCTATGGCTCGGCGATGATCGTCGCCGTGCCCTGGCTCGCCGGGGTCATCGGTCTGAGCGATGAGCAGGCGGCGATCTGGGCCGGCGCGAGCATCCACGAGGTCGCGCAGGTGGCCGCGGCGGGCTCGCTCATCGGCACCTCCGCCGTGGCGCTGGCCATGACGGTCAAGCTCGGCCGGGTCGCCCTGCTCGCACCGCTGTCGGTCGTGCTCGCCCGCACCACCCCCGGGGCGAAGGGAGCGACCGCTCCCCTCGTCCCGTGGTTCATCGTCGCCTTCGTCGGCGCCGTCGCGGTCCGCACGAGCGGCCTGCTGCCGCAGGGGGTCCTGTCGGTCACCGACGTGCTGACGACGCTGCTGCTCGCGGCCGGCATGTACGGCCTCGGCATGGGCATCCGCGCCCGTGACCTGTGGCCGCTGCCGGTGCAGGTGCTCACCCTCGCGACGATCTCGACGCTCATCGCCGCCGGGACCTCGCTCGCGCTCGTCCTGCTCGTGGGCTGGGGGGCGTGA
- a CDS encoding GIY-YIG nuclease family protein codes for MSQLSPAGDLTLGHVMDAAGLAAEDVVVIRHTYNAGGLVEGQTPPEVVLRYTQRQSVSWSVGASAKTWLCFFADGQRRSRYYGAFTNRGEVAEHRTSELKYFDLEATDVLSSLRGRLVIQWSLDAVNWSKKGSLASSFPVVEIADRQEEVFPGFERLSLPYWKLVEVMTESRYANWRSALGSVQGIYVIADTTNGKLYVGKADGRERILGRWRQYAADGHGGNVALKEVSDSAPDHRHNFVFSVLRVYDPSVPLKVVNEGESYFKAALMSRTPLGYNKN; via the coding sequence ATGAGTCAGTTGAGCCCTGCCGGAGACCTGACGCTCGGCCATGTCATGGACGCCGCTGGCCTCGCCGCGGAGGACGTCGTCGTCATCCGGCACACCTACAACGCAGGTGGACTGGTCGAGGGGCAGACCCCGCCCGAGGTCGTGCTGCGATACACGCAGCGACAGAGTGTCTCGTGGAGCGTTGGGGCGTCGGCCAAGACATGGTTGTGCTTCTTTGCCGACGGCCAGCGGAGGTCGCGGTACTACGGAGCCTTCACCAACCGCGGTGAGGTCGCCGAGCACCGGACTAGCGAGCTCAAGTACTTCGACCTGGAGGCCACGGACGTGTTGTCGTCCCTTCGGGGCCGCTTGGTCATCCAGTGGTCTCTCGATGCGGTGAACTGGTCCAAGAAGGGCTCGTTGGCGAGTTCCTTCCCGGTCGTGGAGATCGCTGACCGGCAAGAGGAGGTGTTTCCGGGCTTCGAGCGCCTGAGCTTGCCGTACTGGAAGCTCGTCGAGGTGATGACTGAGTCGCGCTACGCCAACTGGCGATCAGCCCTCGGATCCGTGCAAGGCATCTACGTCATCGCCGACACCACCAACGGCAAGCTCTACGTGGGGAAGGCGGACGGGCGTGAGCGCATCCTGGGGCGCTGGCGGCAATACGCGGCCGACGGGCATGGCGGCAACGTTGCCCTGAAGGAGGTCTCGGACTCGGCGCCCGACCACCGGCACAACTTCGTCTTCAGCGTGCTGCGTGTCTACGACCCGTCGGTCCCGCTGAAGGTCGTAAACGAGGGGGAGTCGTACTTCAAGGCCGCGCTGATGAGTAGGACCCCGCTTGGATACAACAAGAACTGA
- a CDS encoding nuclear transport factor 2 family protein, with translation MFRDAVEAKDLDAVDALLAEDVVFRSPVAHTPYPGKAITSAILREVVEVFEDFRYVRQLRDGSEEAYVFEAKVDGLDITGCDFLTLDDEGKVIEFMVMTRPLKASQALAARMAERFEAIKQAAASR, from the coding sequence ATGTTCCGAGACGCAGTGGAAGCCAAGGACCTCGACGCGGTCGACGCTCTGCTCGCGGAGGACGTCGTCTTCCGCAGCCCGGTCGCCCACACCCCCTACCCCGGCAAGGCGATCACGAGCGCGATCCTGCGCGAGGTCGTGGAGGTCTTCGAGGACTTCCGCTACGTGCGCCAGCTGCGTGACGGGTCGGAGGAGGCCTACGTCTTCGAGGCGAAGGTCGATGGGCTCGACATCACCGGATGCGACTTCCTCACGCTCGACGACGAGGGCAAGGTCATCGAGTTCATGGTGATGACCCGCCCGCTCAAGGCATCGCAGGCGCTCGCCGCCCGGATGGCCGAGCGCTTCGAGGCGATCAAGCAGGCGGCCGCCAGCCGGTGA
- a CDS encoding PadR family transcriptional regulator — translation MALQDAILTALAHDESSGYDLAKAFDVSVANYWTASPQQLYRELDKMEEAGLVAARHVAQSKRPDKRVFRLTAAGRKALRAHTLRSPKPLAVRDEMLVQVAALESGDPEAIREHVVERMETFEAKLATYRLVQERTLAGRSEEDFLASGEPVGQYLTLLRGISFEEENLRWGRRVVAVLDARSDA, via the coding sequence ATGGCCCTCCAGGACGCGATCCTCACCGCTCTCGCCCACGACGAGTCGTCGGGCTATGACCTGGCCAAGGCCTTCGACGTGTCGGTCGCCAACTACTGGACCGCGAGCCCGCAGCAGCTCTATCGCGAGCTGGACAAGATGGAGGAGGCCGGCCTCGTCGCCGCCCGCCACGTCGCCCAGTCCAAGCGTCCCGACAAGCGGGTCTTCCGACTCACCGCCGCCGGCCGCAAGGCGCTGCGGGCGCACACCCTGCGCTCGCCCAAGCCGCTCGCGGTGCGCGACGAGATGCTCGTCCAGGTCGCCGCACTCGAGTCCGGTGATCCCGAGGCGATCCGTGAGCACGTCGTCGAGCGGATGGAGACCTTCGAGGCGAAGCTCGCGACCTACCGCCTCGTCCAGGAGCGCACCCTCGCCGGCCGCAGCGAGGAGGACTTCCTCGCCTCGGGCGAGCCGGTGGGCCAGTACCTCACGTTGCTGCGGGGGATCAGCTTCGAGGAGGAGAACCTGCGCTGGGGCCGCCGGGTCGTCGCCGTCCTCGACGCCCGCTCCGACGCCTGA
- a CDS encoding LON peptidase substrate-binding domain-containing protein → MLRDIAAGEGRFGVVLIERGFEVGGGDHRFSVGTVAAVERAWPTPDGRVLLLARGQERFEVVRWLPDDPYPRAEVRLLPELRWSREHAEILAETEATVCRALAVMSEHRSDTWPADVELADDAVTRSWQLAGIAPVGALDQLTLLRSSSVDELLETTARVATEAVDLLAMQLPDDPA, encoded by the coding sequence ATGCTTCGTGACATCGCGGCGGGCGAAGGGAGGTTCGGCGTCGTCCTCATCGAGCGCGGCTTCGAGGTCGGCGGTGGAGACCACCGCTTCTCCGTCGGCACCGTCGCCGCGGTCGAGCGGGCGTGGCCGACGCCTGACGGGCGGGTCCTGCTGCTGGCGCGGGGGCAGGAGCGCTTCGAGGTCGTCCGCTGGCTGCCCGACGACCCCTACCCGCGCGCCGAGGTGCGGCTTCTGCCCGAGCTCAGGTGGAGCAGGGAGCACGCCGAGATCCTCGCCGAGACCGAGGCGACGGTCTGCCGCGCCCTCGCGGTGATGAGCGAGCACCGCTCCGACACCTGGCCCGCCGACGTCGAGCTCGCCGACGATGCCGTCACCCGCAGCTGGCAACTCGCCGGCATCGCACCGGTCGGTGCCCTCGACCAGCTGACCCTGCTGCGCTCGTCCTCCGTCGACGAGCTGCTCGAGACCACGGCGCGAGTGGCGACGGAAGCGGTCGACCTGCTGGCGATGCAATTGCCGGATGACCCGGCGTGA